From Alosa sapidissima isolate fAloSap1 chromosome 2, fAloSap1.pri, whole genome shotgun sequence, one genomic window encodes:
- the LOC121694679 gene encoding SE-cephalotoxin-like, with product MATLRICVSLLCVLLCVLIGQSEGQTGDREAAVLMDKTTSSFSAAHGSLTDLVNIANTLTHSHNQSMLKDGLEAFDGVAKLVPFMEAFGSLVRFTLGFVPKTSPHVTYMKRRFRQVSRELDSLSAQVRPLPSMPLWPSEEEGVLLNGWAQLEQLVASLAAVDTPEERTRAAERFTGHCESRGTEDGVMSFHRRVTESSPLRGQSLLQLIWEQSEGDVRVLTRFSSYVTALMIRGSFVSTIYDKLKSERADLQRALPAAEHLLSLSKFLQRRLLDCTDGYAAWVRKDVEEIMTGPFSEIRSMATDIKAHLDAKFSWFTWTVIVLDSSLDYGFTYGYSITMHSQGRAVYLVPRSSEAEVDAARRVETHQKMEKNKHVCPLVQENMSEVFPSSLVKQMAFAHATPESLDYTTVGDTVTVNCYTNFMFITTGTYINTVVLKSMGSLDHPSCSMLKCRHGTCRQAQNSSVGFCLCETGFYGRSCENDIWNEIRNSRALKEKISSVNVNPVPDKTAVYFRVQEQARHAEARERLHWVKLRYQDVMDKLSFLSHQAALLKGQQISTDRFVSNVGDILKTEGAFTYLLFQFDNMLRGNKGEEDSSLLEALQELLLHPKDPSVQPHDPIACSATYAEKLDDFVMSVSTLRSEGVSAWEKYFIFVYGKPIDPTFVNTQNLSVGTGCGPLSADHLVNSHCQRPHHSADQQRVQLKCSGSFKAFPETAQCSNGRWSALPVCYTEPRNGATQCRTENGTTVCEASCDHSAALLPSGERSEVYRCSGAPCRPFSPSGPCAGPRCSSSSMCEDSEVCHAGRCVDGCSSSPCGANGVCATFNHAPVCTCVVPWLKNRKQECRLPSLHWAEVTHIPNGTVKSPSGKRVCRATGPGGDWHSGWLYTVAGRDSCLFGYDGKTMRATKYELLLDPCESKGYLWIPGGPHSDSMWAGYTTDTPGRMLFVCSWWEKYLDSKHGFPGTLAQTAEGYKCTIALNRAAHTTSTYLTLVRVQSCPTSSTVGRVHSHF from the exons ATGGCTACCCTGAGGATCTGTGTGTCATTGCTGTGCGTCCTGCTGTGCGTCCTGATTGGCCAATCAGAAGGCCAGACTGGTGACAGAGAAGCTGCAGTGCTAATGGACAAGACCACCTCGAGTTTCTCAGCCGCTCACGGGAGTCTGACCGATCTGGTCAACATCGCGAACACGCTCACTCACTCCCACAACCAAAGTATGCTAAAAGATGGCCTGGAAGCCTTCGATGGTGTCGCCAAGCTCGTTCCCTTCATGGAAGCGTTTGGCTCGCTTGTGCGCTTCACACTTGGCTTCGTGCCGAAGACCAGCCCTCACGTGACGTACATGAAGAGGCGATTCAGGCAGGTCAGCAGGGAGCTGGACTCCCTCTCCGCCCAGGTCCGGCCACTTCCCAGCATGCCTCTCTGGCCGAGCGAGGAGGAGGGCGTCCTGCTGAACGGCTGGGCCCAGCTGGAGCAGCTCGTGGCCAGCCTCGCCGCGGTCGACACCCCCGAGGAGAGGACCAGGGCGGCGGAGAGATTCACTGGCCACTGCGAGAGCAGGGGGACGGAGGACGGCGTCATGAGCTTCCACAGGCGCGTCACCGAGAGCAGCCCGCTGAGAGGGCAGAGTCTGCTGCAGCTGATCTGGGAGCAGTCTGAGGGGGACGTGCGAGTGCTGACGAGGTTCTCGTCCTACGTCACGGCTCTGATGATCCGAGGTTCCTTCGTCAGCACGATCTACGACAAGCTCAAGAGTGAACGCGCCGACCTGCAGAGGGCTCTACCGGCCGCCGAGCATCTGCTCTCGCTCTCGAAGTTCCTCCAGAGGAGACTTCTCGACTGCACGGACGGGTACGCGGCATGGGTCAGGAAGGACGTGGAGGAGATCATGACCGGTCCGTTCTCAGAGATCAGGTCGATGGCCACAGACATCAAGGCCCACCTGGACGCCAAGTTCAGCTGGTTTACCTGGACTGTCATCGTCCTGGACTCCAGCTTGGATTATGGGTTCACGTACGGATACTCCATCACAATGCACTCTCAGGGCCGGGCGGTCTACCTCGTCCCTCGCAGCAGTGAGGCGGAGGTCGACGCAGCTCGCCGTGTAGAAACGCATCAGAAAATGGAGAAGAACAAACATGTTTGCCCTTTGGTGCAGGAGAACATGTCAGAGGTTTTCCCCAGCAGCCTGGTGAAGCAGATGGCTTTTGCTCACGCCACCCCCGAGTCTTTAGACTACACGACCGTCGGCGACACCGTCACTGTGAACTgctatacaaactttatgttcaTAACAACAGGAACATACATCAACACTGTTGTTTTGAAGAGCATGGGAAGTCTTGACCACCCCAGCTGCTCAATGCTAAAGTGTCGGCATGGAACCTGTAGGCAAGCTCAGAACTCCTCCGTAGGATTCTGTCTATGTGAGACCGGGTTCTATGGTCGCAGTTGTGAGAATGACATCTGGAACGAAATCAGGAACTCGAGAGCCTTGAAGGAAAAGATCAGCTCCGTTAATGTCAACCCTGTTCCAGACAAAACTGCAGTTTACTTCCGAGTTCAGGAACAAGCAAGGCACGCAGAGGCACGAGAGAGATTACACTGGGTGAAACTACGCTACCAGGATGTGATGGATAAACTGTCCTTTCTAAGTCATCAGGCTGCTTTGTTGAAAGGACAACAGATTTCTACTGATAGATTTGTCTCAAATGTTGGGGACATTCTAAAGACAGAAGGGGCATTTACGTATCTCCTGTTCCAGTTTGACAACATGTTAAGAGGGAATAAAGGGGAAGAGGACTCAAGCCTTCTGGAGGCTCTACAAGAGCTGCTCTTGCATCCAAAAGATCCGTCAGTTCAACCGCACGATCCAATCGCCTGCTCGGCCACCTACGCAGAAAAACTGGACGACTTTGTCATGTCCGTGAGCACCCTTAGGTCAGAGGGGGTTTCAGCCTGGGAGAAATATTTCATATTTGTGTATGGTAAACCCATAGACCCTACTTTTGTAAATACTCAGAATCTCTCCGTGGGCACTGGGTGTGGTCCTCTCAGCGCTGATCACCTGGTCAATAGCCACTGCCAGAGGCCACACCACAGCGCTGACCAGCAGCGCGTCCAGCTCAAATGTTCCGGAAGCTTCAAGGCGTTCCCAGAGACAGCGCAGTGTTCTAACGGACGGTGGAGTGCCTTGCCCGTGTGCTACACGGAACCCAGAAACGGTGCCACCCAGTGCAGAACGGAGAACGGCACCACGGTATGTGAGGCGTCATGTGACCACAGCGCCGCCCTGCTGCCAAGCGGAGAGCGCTCTGAGGTCTACCGGTGCAGCGGCGCCCCCTGCAGGCCCTTCAGCCCGTCTGGCCCGTGCGCGGGACCCCGctgctccagcagcagcatgtGTGAGGACAGCGAGGTGTGCCACGCCGGCAG GTGTGTGGACGGCTGTAGCAGCTCGCCCTGCGGAGCCAACGGCGTCTGCGCCACCTTTAACCACGCGCCCGTGTGCACCTGTGTGGTGCCGTGGCTCAAGAACCGGAAGCAGGAGTGCAGATTACCCAGCCTGCACTGGGCCGAGGTCACACACATACCTAATG GCACTGTTAAAAGCCCCTCTGGCAAGCGGGTGTGTCGGGCTACGGGCCCCGGCGGAGACTGGCACTCTGGCTGGCTCTACACGGTGGCTGGGCGGGACTCCTGCCTCTTTGGCTACGATGGCAAGACAATGAGAGCCACCAAATATGAG TTGCTGCTGGACCCCTGTGAGAGTAAAGGTTACCTGTGGATCCCTGGAGGCCCCCACTCTGACTCCATGTGGGCAGgctacaccacagacacaccgGGCAGGATGCTGTTTGTGTGCAG TTGGTGGGAAAAATATCTGGACAGCAAGCACGGCTTCCCCGGGACTCTGGCTCAAACCGCAGAGGGATACAAGTGCACCATCGCTCTCAACCGCGCCGCTCACACCACCTCCACTTACCTGACTCTAGTTCGGGTGCAGTCCTGCCCAACTTCATCAACAGTGGGTAGAGTGCACAGCCATTTTTAG